The following is a genomic window from Verrucosispora sp. WMMD573.
GTTGGTGTGCCAGGCGATTGCCGCCGGCGGCGGCGATCCGCAGCACCCGCTGGGCCGTCTCGGGTAGCCGGTCCACCCGGGCCAGCAGCAGATCGCGCAGCGTCTCCGGCAGCGCGGCGCAGCCGATCGGGCTGCCGGCGGCGGCGAGCTCCTCGATGAACAGGGGATTGCCCTGCGTACGGTCGTGGATGTCATCGACCGCGCGGGAGGCCGGCTCGGCACCGAGCAGCCCAGCGAGGACCGCCCCGGTGCCGTCGCGCTCCAACCGGGACAGCTCGATCCGCTCGACGCCCCGGGCCCGGTCCAGCTCCGCCAGGAAGGGCCGCAACGGATGCCCCCGGTGCAGTTCGTCGGTGCGGTAGGTGCAGACCAGCAGCAGCCGCCCGGTGCGGGCCGCCCGCACCAGGAAGCCGATGAGGTCGCGGGTGGACCGGTCCGCCCAGTGCAGATCCTCGATCACCAGGATCAGCGGCTGCGCGGCGGCGAGCCGGCCGAACAGCTGGGCGACCAGTTCGAACAGGTAGCCCCGGGGGGCGTCCGAGGGCGGTCCGGCGGCGGGCGCGGTGGCACCGGCCGGCCGGGCCAGCTCCGGCAGCAGGCGGGCGAACTCGGCGTCGTACCCGTCGAGGACGCCGGTGCCGTCGCGGCGCAGCACCGCCCGCAGCACCGCGGCGAACGGGGCGAACGGCAGGCCGGCCTCGCCGAGTTCCAGGCACTGCCCGACCAGCAGGCGGGCGTCGTCGCCGACGGCGCGGCCGAACTCCTCCAGCAGGCGGGTCTTGCCGACCCCGGCCTCGCCACCGACCAGGACGGTGACCGGCTCCCCGGCGCGGGCGCGGCCGGCCGCCGCACGTAGTCGCGCCATCTCACGCTGGCGGCCGACGAGGACGGTGCTGGTGGGGCGGACGGTCACGGCACCGAGCATGCCACGCCCGCTGTCGCCCGCCCGCCGCCCGCTGTCCTCCCGGCCTCCGGCTCCCCGGTCGTCTGCTCCCGGGTCGGCGCTCAGTGGCGTGCCTCGTCGGTACGCGCCCGATGGTGCCGGCGGTTCAGCCAGCCGCGTGCCGGGCGGTGCGGCAGCGACCGGGCCAGCCGGTCCTGGGCGGCCTCGGCCCGCAGCTCCGCGGCGTGCGTACGGTAGAGGGTGAGCATGAGGTTGGCGTCGTGACCGAACATGGCGCGCTCCCTGCGAATCGTCGTCAACTGGTGACTTCGACTCTGCTCGCGAAGGTGCCGCCGGGGCATGGGCACCGCGCCTGATCTGTGCCCACTCGCCCTCCTTACGCCGGGTCGCCGGCGGCATAGCGGGCTCGTAAGGTACTCAGCCGGCCGCAGATCAACGGTGCGGCAGGCGACCACTAGACTCGACGGCATGGCAAAGCCCCAGGAGAAGGTCTCGTTCGGCCAGCGGCTGAAGCAGATCGGGTTGGTGTTCCGGTTCACCGCCAAGCAGGACAAGTGGTTCGCCCCCTTGGCCACCGGTGCGGTGCTGATCCCGCTTGCGCTGACCGTGGTCGCGGTCGCGCTCTGGGGCTGGCTGTGGTTGCCGCTGGGCATTCTGCTCGCCCTGCTCTGCCTGCTGATCGTGCTCAACCTCCGGTCGAACCGGGCGATGATGAACGCGGCCGAGGGGCAGCCGGGCGCCGCCGCGCAGATCATGGAGAACATGCGCGGTGACTGGCGGGTCTCCCCGGCGGTCAGCTCGACCACCCAGATGGACATGGTGCACCTGGTCATCGGGCGGCCCGGCGTGATCCTGCTGGCGGAGGGCAACCCGCAGCGGGTGCGCGGCCTGCTCGGCCAGGAGAAGCGTCGGCTGGCCAAGGTGATCGGCAACGCCCCGCTCTACGACTACGTCATCGGGCAGGAGGAAGGCGAGCTGCCGATCCGCAAGCTGCGGATGACGCTGATGCGGCTGCCCCGCAACCTCAGCGGCAAGGACGTCAACTCGCTGGACAAGCGCCTCAAGGCGCTCACCTCCCGGCCCCAGATGCCCAAGGGCGCCATCCCCAAGAACCTCCGCCCGCCGCGCGGCGCGTCCCGCCAGATGCGCGGCCGCTGAGCCCAGCGAACCCGCGAGCGGCCGGTCCGGTGCACGAGGGCCCGCGGCAGGGCGCCCGGGCGGGGCCGGCCCTCCGAATGGCTCGGTGTCGTCCGCCATCTGGGCATTCGTTCGGCGCGCCGCCGAGTCAGTGTGCAGGCGCGGGCTCGCGCGGGAGGGCGGATCAGCGCGGTGCGGGGGTGACGACCGAGCCGGTGAGGCGGTCGTGCAGGCCACGCCGGTGCTGGTCCATCAGCAGGGCCGGCACGACCAGGGCCAGCAGCACACCCCGCAGCAGCGCCCGGAGCAGACCGATCCGGCCGCCGTCGGTCCAGTCGACGCACCGGATCCGGGTCAGGTACATGCCGGGGGTCTGGGCGAACAGGCCCAGGAAGACGCCGTACAGCAGGATCAGCACCAGCACGGGCGCCCAGGCGTCCCTCGTGGGGCTGGCGAACAGGCCCGACGCGAGCAGGCAGAGAATCCAGTCGATGACCAGCGCCCCGAACCGGCGGCCCAGGTCGGCCGGGACGAAGGCGGGATCCGCGGCGGGGGGTGGCAAGGGGCTCGGCTGGGTGGTCACCCGCACGAGCCTAGTCAGCGCGGCAGCCGGCGCGGTGCAGGCCCGGGGTCTGGCGGCAACCGGACCGGCGCCGGGCGCGCCGACGCGGAGCGCCAAAAAGGACCAATCTCATCAAGCTTCACTACACTGGCACAGCCGGACCCGTTCCTCGGGTTGAGGTGTCCGGGTCAGGCGCCCGGGGTGACCCAACGCGAGGGACGTAACACGGCAGAAACACTGGAGACATGGCCGGGCAACCGCACGGCCATAGCGTCGCCAGGAGCCTAGCTATCCGTGGACGTGCCAGGAGGACGAGTGTTCGCCAATCCCGAGGAACTCCTGCGTTACCTCAAGAACGAGGACGTGAAGTTCGTCGACGTTCGTTTCTGTGACCTGCCCGGCGTCATGCAGCACTTCAACCTGCCGGTGGAGTCCGTCGACGACGACTTCTTCACCAACGGTCTCGCTTTCGACGGGTCGTCGATCCGCGGCTTCCAGGCGATCCACGAGTCGGACATGCTCCTGCTCCCGGACGTCGCCACCGCCTTCATCGACCCGTTCCGCGCGCAGAAGACCCTCGCGCTGAACTTCTTCATCCACGACCCGTTCACCCGCGAGGCGTACTCGCGTGACCCGCGTAACGTGGCGAAGAAGGCCGAGGCCTTCCTGGCCGCCAGCGGCATCGCCGACACCGCCTACTTCGGCCCGGAGGCGGAGTTCTACATCTTCGACTCCATCCGCCACGAGACCTCCGCGAACCAGGCCTACTACTACATCGACTCGATCGAGGGCGCCTGGAACACCGGCCGTGAGGAGGAGGGCGGCAACCGCGGCTACAAGACCGCGTACAAGGGTGGTTACTTCCCGGTGCCGCCGGTCGACCACTACGCCGACCTGCGTGACCAGATCGTCCGCCGACTGATCGACACCGGATTCACCGTGGAGCGCTCGCACCACGAGGTCGGCACCGCCGGCCAGGCGGAGATCAACTACAAGTTCTCCACCCTGCTGCACGCCGGTGACCAGCTCCAGCTCTTCAAGTACATCGTGAAGAACACCGCCTGGGCAGCCGGCAAGACCGCCACCTTCATGCCCAAGCCGCTCTTCGGCGACAACGGCTCCGGCATGCACACCCACCAGAGCCTCTGGCTGGGCGGCGAGCCGCTCTTCTACGACGAGACCGGCTACGCCGGCCTGTCCGACACCGCCCGCTGGTACATCGGCGGTCTGCTGCACCACGCGCCGTCGCTGCTGGCCTTCACCAACCCGACGGTCAACTCGTACCGTCGCCTGGTCCCGGGCTTCGAGGCGCCGGTCAACCTGGTCTACTCGCAGCGCAACCGCTCCGCCTGTACCCGCATCCCGGTCACCGGCAGCAACCCGAAGGCCAAGCGGGTCGAGTTCCGGGTGCCGGACCCGTCGGCCAACGTCTACCTCGCCTTCTCGGCGATGCTGATGGCCGGCCTGGACGGCATCAAGAGCAAGATCGAGCCGCCAGCGCCGATCGACAAGGACCTCTACGACCTCCCGCCGGAGGAGTGGGGCGACGTCAAGCAGGTGCCGGGCTCCCTGCCGGCCGTGCTCGACTCGCTGGAGGCCGACCACGACTACCTGCTCGACGGTGGCGTCTTCACCCCAGACCTGATCTCCACCTGGATCGACTGGAAGCGGGCCAACGAGGTCGACCCGGTGCGTCTGCGCCCGACCCCGCACGAGTTCGCGATGTACTTCGACTGCTGATCTCACTCAGCGCCGTCCGGGCCGGCTCCGCACCACGCGGAGCCGGCCCGCGGCGTTTCGGCAAACCGATACCTTCGCGTCCGATATATTGAGGGCGTGGACACTCCGCTACGCGAACCCACCTTCCTCATCCTGACCGCGCTCGCCCGCGAGCCGATGCACGGCTACGCGATCATCGGCGAGGTCGCGGCCCTCTCCGACGGGCGGCTCTCGCTACGCCCCGGCACCCTCTACGGCGCGCTGGACCGGCTCACCGATGCCGGCCTGGTCGAACTGGACCGGGAGGAGACCGTCGACGGGCGGTTACGCCGCTACTACCGCCTCTCCCCCACCGGTGACGCCACGCTGGCCGTCGAGACCGAACGGCTACGGCGCAACGTCGAGGCGGCCACCGCCAGGCTGCGCGCCCGTGCGGTGCGCCCGCTCGCACCGCGTACCGCCGGAGGTATGGCATGAGCAAGCTGGAGCGCCGATACCGGCATCTGCTGCGGGCGTACCCGCCGGACTACCGCCACGACCGGGGCGACGAGATCGTCGGGACGTACCTCGACCTGGCGGAACCGCGACGGCGCTGGCCCTCCCTCGCGGACGCCGCCGACCTCGTGCGGGGTGGCCTCCGCCAGCGGCTGCGGGCCGCCGGCGCCACCGACCTGATTCCCGGGGTACGCCTCGCGGCGCTGCTCGCGCTGACCACCGCCGCCTTCCTTGCCGGCTTCTGGACGATCGTCGAGCAGAGCCCACCGCCTGCCGAGGCGGGCGTGCCGGTGCTCGACCCGTTCGTGTCGACCGGCATCGTCGCGTGGCTGGCGTGGCTGGTGGCGGCGGTCCTCGTGCTCGTGGCACCGGGCCGACCGACTTGGGTCGCCATCGCGGTGGCGGTGGTGGCGACCGTGGCGGTTCTCCTGGCGAGCCCGCTCGCGGGCCTGCCCAGACCTCCGCTGCTGGTGCTGGTGCCACAGGCCGCCCTCGGTGTGCTGGCGCTCGCGGTCGACGGTCACCTGCCGTTGCCGGCTCGGGCTCTGCCGATCGTGGCAGCAGCGGGTGGCTACGTGTTCGGGCATGGCTTCTACTGGGACGCGTACCGGTGGAGCGCCGAACAGTTGCTACCGGCGACCGGGGCGGTGTTGCTGGGGGTTGCGGTGCTGCTCGCCGTCGGGTTGGCCATGCGGCGGGACTGGCGGGGTGGCTGGGCGGTGGTCGCCCTGCTCACCCCGGTCGGGCTGCTCAGCGTGCACATCCTGGCCGGGGCGGTGGACGGCCTCGGCGGCGCCCCGCGCCCGACCTACCCGACGCTTGTCGGTGCCGCTCTCACCGTCGGGTTGCTCGGGCCGGCCCTGCTGCCAGCCGCCGTCGCCCTGCGCCGTCGCATCGGCCGCAGCAACCCCGGCGAGCCCTGCCCCACCTGCGGCACCCGCCGCTGACCGGCCCCGCCACCGCCGACCCGGCCCCACCACCGCCGACCCGGCCCCACCACCGCCGACCCGGCCCCGCCACCGCCGACCCGGCCCCGCCACCCCGACGCGAAGAGCCCGCACTGAGGACCCGCTCGGCAGGCCGAGCGACTGTGGCAGTGCAGCAGTCTTCGCACCGGCGTGTCGAGCGGCTTCACTGCCACGCTACGGCCGCGCAACCGCGCGCCCCAGGAGAGGGCAGATGGGCGGATCAGTTACGACTCGTCTGAGGAGTTAATGGGCAGTGCCGCCGGTCAGGGTGGGGTCGATCGCCGGGGTCGGCGGCGGGAGAGGGACCAGAGGAGCGCGGCTAGGACCAGTGTCGTCATCACAATCGCACCCGGGGCCTTGGTCAGCCGGGCCACGTTGGTGCCGTCCGGCAGGGCGAGGAACGACGCCAACGCACACGGCGCCACGAACCAGGCGGTCCGGGTCGCCACCACCGCGAGCACCGCCAGCGGCCAGGTCGCGTACCAGGGATGAAACACCGGTGCGAGCACCACAGTGGCCACCAACCCCACCCCCGCACCCCCCAACCCCACCCCACCCCAACCCCCACCCCAACCCCCCGCCCAACCCCCCACCCAACCCCCAGCCGGGCTGATCATGAGGTTATTGCCCCGGTAAGCGCTTACCAAGGGCAACAACTTCATGATCAACCCATCGGAGCCGGGTGGAGGTGGGGGGTGGAGGGTGGAGAGGGTGCGGAGCCAGAGGAGGGGGAGCAGGGCTGCCAGGAGGAGCAGGGCGGCTACGCGGGTCAGCGGGACGGCGTCGGGGTGGTGGCCGAAAAGTTCGCCGACGTAGTCGACGAGCATGCCGATGGCGGTCGGCGGCGAGGTCCACTGCACGGTGTCGCCGCTGCGGCCCAGCCCACCGAGCCAGCCGAGCCCGAGACCGGTCAGCAGCGAGGGGACCAGCAGCCCGCCGACGGCACCGATGGTCAGCAGGCCACCGTCGCGCAGCAGCGTGCGCACGACGGGCCGGCCCCGCACGGCGGCCAACGCCGCGAACGGCAGCACCACCACGGCGGTCGCCTTCACCGACACCGCCAGTCCGATCAGCACCCCGGCCACCAGCAGCACACCGACCGAACGCAACGATCCGAGCCGGCCCGGACGGGCGAACAGCAGCAGCAGGGCCGGCAGGAGCAGGCCGAGCATCACCGCGTCGTTGTGCGCCCCGGCCACCAGGTGCACGCCGACCAGCGGGCAGGCCAGCAGCAGCCAGGTCGCCCGCCGAGGCGGCACGCCGGCTGCCCGGGCCAGGCCGGGCAGGCAGGCCGCCGCCGCCAGTACGCCCGCGAGCGCCAGCAGCCGCAGCAGCAGCACCGTGCCGAGCAGCCCACCACCGAGCAGCCCACCGCCGAGCACCACGGCCAGCGCGGCTAGCAACACGAAGACCGGCCCGTACGGGGCCGGGGTGTCCCGCCAGACCGGCGCGACCGCCTCGACCCAGGGGCAGCCGGCCGCGGCCACCCCGGTGGCGTACGGATCACCACCGCCGGCGTAGATCCAGCCCTGGCAGGCGTACGAGTAGACGTCCCGGCTGCCCAGCGGGGCGGTGACCAGCAACGGCAACGTCCACCACCCAGCGGTGACGTACGCCCACCTGGTCGACGGGGCACCGTCGCGCAGTGCCCACCAGGCGCCCACCATGGCGATCGTGCCGAGCAGCCACAACGCGACGGTCAGCGGACCGCCGTCGGGGGCGGTGGTGGCATCGGGCAACGCGCCGCCGAGGTACCCGACGACCGCCAGCAGCAGCGCCCCCACCAGCCCGACGTACCGGGCGACCCGGTCCCGCGTGCCCACCGCCCGGGCATCGGGATCCCGCCCGAGTCCCCGATCCCGCCCGAGTCCCCGATCCCGCCCGAGTTCCCGGTCGCACGCGGGGCCCGGATCGGGCCGGAGACCCGGATCACTGCCGTCGCCGGACGCGGAGCGGGGCTCGGGATGGGGACGGGCGCCGGGATCGGACACCGGCGGTACCTCTCCTCAGGTGCGGGGTCCAGGGACGCCTCGCCGGAACTGGTCCAGGGGGTGCCTCCGGGAGACACGGCCTAATCGGCAGGCACCGGTTGACGGGCCGCCGCCCGGGCCTCCTTCGCCGACCGTACCAACCGGAGCGCCACCACGATCACGAACAGCGTCATCAGCGGCGCACCAACCGTCTTGGTGTAGCGGGGCAGGCCGGTGCCGTCGGCCAGCACCAGAAACGCGGCGTAGACGGTCACCGCGCTGAACCACCAGGTGCGCCGCGCGGTGGCGGCGAGCAGCGCCAGCGGCCAGAACCAGTACCAGGGGTGGAACAGCGGGGCGAGCGCGACCGTCGCGGTCAACGCCAGCGCGGCGTGCCAGAGCGGTTCCCGGTGCCGGGCCCGGAACCACAGCCACACCAGCAACGCCGCCAGCACCAGCACCGCGATGCCCCGGGTCACCGGCAGCGTGTCGATGTGCAGGCCGAACGGCAGCACCAGGTAGCCGACGGTCTGCCCGACGGCGGTCGGCGGCGATGTCCAGGCGACCACCTCGTTGCCGTGCGACAGCCCGGTGATCCAGCCGAGGTCGAGCCCGGCGGCGAGGGTCGTCCCGAACAGCGTGGCCACGGTACCGCCGACCACCGGCGTACCGTGGCGCAGCAGCGCGCGCAGCGAGTAGCCGCCGGTGATCGCGGCGAGCGCCGCGAACGGCACCACCACCAGCGCGGTGACCTTGATGCCGGCGGCCAGGCCGAGGACGACGCCGCCGGCCAGCAGCGGCCAGGGCCGTCCGGGGCGACTGACCACCACGGCCAGACCGGCCACCAACAGCCCGACCATCAGTGCGTCGTTGTGTACGCCGGAGATCAGGTGCACCCCGACCAGCGGGCTGGCCAGGGCGAGCCAGAGGGTCCGGCCGACCGGCACGCCACAGCGGCGGGCCAGCACCGGCAGGCAGGCCGCCGTCAGCACCACGCCGGCCACCGCGAGCACCCGGAACAGCGCGATGCTGCCGATCAGAGAACCCGTCGCCGCGACCACCGCACCGGAGAGCACCACGAACAGCGGCCCGTACGGCGCCGGGGTGTCCCGCCAGATGTACGACATGGTGTCCAGCCACGGGCAGGGCAGCGTCGAGACGCCGTACTCGTACGGGCTGATGCCGCCCGCGTAGCTTGCCCCCTGGCAGGCGTACGCGTAGGCGTCCCGGCTGCCCAGCGGCGGGGTGAGCAGGAACGGCAGCGCCCACAGCCCGGCGGTGACCAACGCCCACCGGGCCGACGGCACCCGGTCCCGCAGCGTCCACCAGGCCACCGCCATGGCCGCGGTGCCGACCAGCCACAGCCCGATGATCAGCGGCCCGTTCGGCCCCAGCCAGATCTTGACCGGGTTGGGTCGCAGATCGCCGTCGGGCAGGGCGCCGCCGAGGAACGCCGCCACGGCGAGCATGATCGATCCGGCCAGTCCGGTCCAGCGCACGAGGTGATGGGGCACGTCGGACATGCTGCCAGTACCGTACGGCGCGCTACCGAGGTGGGCATCACGCGGCAACCACGCGCCGGCGGCCGCTCACCGCCGGCCGTGGAACCCGCCGCCGGCCGGACGCTGCCCCGCCGAGTCCACCTCGGCGAGGCAACCGGCAAGGTGGAGCGCTCACCGCCGGCCGTGGAGCGCCCGCCGTCAGCCGGGCGGGCAGTGGCCGGCGGGCCGCAGGCTGCTCGTGACCTCGAAGGTTCCCGCGGTTCGGGCCCGTACCGTGACCCATTCGTCCGGGGTGGCGCTCAGGCACCCGTCTCCCGCGGACAACGACAGCCAACGGGACCACCGGACCCGGACGAGCACATCGGCGGGGGCGTCGACGGTGAATCGCACCCCCGCGTCGTCGGAGGTGACGAGTTGAGCCGGAGGGGAGACGAGTGGTGCCGGATCGAGCACCTGGTACAGGCGCCACTGCCCGGGGCGGCCGACCTCCCGCAGGTACGGCTGACCGGCCAGCACGAGCGTCGCCTCGTCCTGGCCGTACCGGTCGAGGGCCGCGTCCGGCGCGATGGCGACGTAGCTGACGGCGTTGCGGCGCAGCCATTCGCCGTACCGGCCGGCATCGAGGCTGCCGTCGTAGAAGAGCGGGTTACGTCCCACGTCGACCTGCCGCTCCCAGCCCCGGGCCAGTGGTACGGCGGCGGCCACGAAGGCGCTCTCCCAGTGGTCCCGCAGCGGCACCACCTCGATCCGGCCCACCGGTCCCCGCCGCTCCAGGTCGTTCAGCAGAGGTTCGTGGAAGGCGGCGTACGCCGGCGCCGCCCCACGCCGGGCGATGTCGTTGGTCATCACCGGGGACTGCCACCAGAACAACGCGACGAGCAGCGCGGCCAGCCAGCGCCGGCCCAGTCCGACGTACGCCGCGACGATCGGCAGGGCGAAGAGCATCGGCAGGCGCAACGCGTTCGAACCGATCGGGCTGGGCAGGTGGTAGGCCGCGACCAGGAGCAGCGCGGTGAGCGCGGCACCGACCCGCAGTGCCCGGACCGGTACGAGCGCGAGCACCACCACGGCAAGGGCGAGGTTGATCCGCAGTGATTCGGCGCTGAACGGTTGCCGCCCCCCGTTACCGAAGAGCGCCGCCATCGGCGCCACCGTCACCAGCGGCGCGAGGCACAGAACCAGCGCGGCGGTTCCGGGTCGCCGGTCCCGCCAGACGTCGAGGACCAACAGGGCACCGCCGGCGAGGCCGAGGAAGAGGCCGGCCACCGGGCTGGCAGCCGTCGCGAGCACCGCCGCCGCACCGGCCGCCGCCAGCCGCCACCAACGCGTCCCCCGGGGCCACGCCACCAGGCAGAGCGCGAGCAGCGCCCACATCAGGCCGACGGCGAAGGTGATCCGACCACTGGCCAGGTTCCCCACCAGGACGATCGCACCCAGCAGGCCGCCGAGCAGCGGACGGCGAGCGCCGGTCAGCACCAGCAGCCAGGCCAGTGCCACGGCGGAGACGACCGCCGCGACCGCACCGA
Proteins encoded in this region:
- a CDS encoding DUF4191 domain-containing protein, producing MAKPQEKVSFGQRLKQIGLVFRFTAKQDKWFAPLATGAVLIPLALTVVAVALWGWLWLPLGILLALLCLLIVLNLRSNRAMMNAAEGQPGAAAQIMENMRGDWRVSPAVSSTTQMDMVHLVIGRPGVILLAEGNPQRVRGLLGQEKRRLAKVIGNAPLYDYVIGQEEGELPIRKLRMTLMRLPRNLSGKDVNSLDKRLKALTSRPQMPKGAIPKNLRPPRGASRQMRGR
- a CDS encoding RDD family protein, producing the protein MPPPAADPAFVPADLGRRFGALVIDWILCLLASGLFASPTRDAWAPVLVLILLYGVFLGLFAQTPGMYLTRIRCVDWTDGGRIGLLRALLRGVLLALVVPALLMDQHRRGLHDRLTGSVVTPAPR
- the glnA gene encoding type I glutamate--ammonia ligase is translated as MFANPEELLRYLKNEDVKFVDVRFCDLPGVMQHFNLPVESVDDDFFTNGLAFDGSSIRGFQAIHESDMLLLPDVATAFIDPFRAQKTLALNFFIHDPFTREAYSRDPRNVAKKAEAFLAASGIADTAYFGPEAEFYIFDSIRHETSANQAYYYIDSIEGAWNTGREEEGGNRGYKTAYKGGYFPVPPVDHYADLRDQIVRRLIDTGFTVERSHHEVGTAGQAEINYKFSTLLHAGDQLQLFKYIVKNTAWAAGKTATFMPKPLFGDNGSGMHTHQSLWLGGEPLFYDETGYAGLSDTARWYIGGLLHHAPSLLAFTNPTVNSYRRLVPGFEAPVNLVYSQRNRSACTRIPVTGSNPKAKRVEFRVPDPSANVYLAFSAMLMAGLDGIKSKIEPPAPIDKDLYDLPPEEWGDVKQVPGSLPAVLDSLEADHDYLLDGGVFTPDLISTWIDWKRANEVDPVRLRPTPHEFAMYFDC
- a CDS encoding PadR family transcriptional regulator — encoded protein: MDTPLREPTFLILTALAREPMHGYAIIGEVAALSDGRLSLRPGTLYGALDRLTDAGLVELDREETVDGRLRRYYRLSPTGDATLAVETERLRRNVEAATARLRARAVRPLAPRTAGGMA
- the mptB gene encoding polyprenol phosphomannose-dependent alpha 1,6 mannosyltransferase MptB, which codes for MGTRDRVARYVGLVGALLLAVVGYLGGALPDATTAPDGGPLTVALWLLGTIAMVGAWWALRDGAPSTRWAYVTAGWWTLPLLVTAPLGSRDVYSYACQGWIYAGGGDPYATGVAAAGCPWVEAVAPVWRDTPAPYGPVFVLLAALAVVLGGGLLGGGLLGTVLLLRLLALAGVLAAAACLPGLARAAGVPPRRATWLLLACPLVGVHLVAGAHNDAVMLGLLLPALLLLFARPGRLGSLRSVGVLLVAGVLIGLAVSVKATAVVVLPFAALAAVRGRPVVRTLLRDGGLLTIGAVGGLLVPSLLTGLGLGWLGGLGRSGDTVQWTSPPTAIGMLVDYVGELFGHHPDAVPLTRVAALLLLAALLPLLWLRTLSTLHPPPPPGSDGLIMKLLPLVSAYRGNNLMISPAGGWVGGWAGGWGGGWGGVGLGGAGVGLVATVVLAPVFHPWYATWPLAVLAVVATRTAWFVAPCALASFLALPDGTNVARLTKAPGAIVMTTLVLAALLWSLSRRRPRRSTPP
- the mptB gene encoding polyprenol phosphomannose-dependent alpha 1,6 mannosyltransferase MptB, yielding MPHHLVRWTGLAGSIMLAVAAFLGGALPDGDLRPNPVKIWLGPNGPLIIGLWLVGTAAMAVAWWTLRDRVPSARWALVTAGLWALPFLLTPPLGSRDAYAYACQGASYAGGISPYEYGVSTLPCPWLDTMSYIWRDTPAPYGPLFVVLSGAVVAATGSLIGSIALFRVLAVAGVVLTAACLPVLARRCGVPVGRTLWLALASPLVGVHLISGVHNDALMVGLLVAGLAVVVSRPGRPWPLLAGGVVLGLAAGIKVTALVVVPFAALAAITGGYSLRALLRHGTPVVGGTVATLFGTTLAAGLDLGWITGLSHGNEVVAWTSPPTAVGQTVGYLVLPFGLHIDTLPVTRGIAVLVLAALLVWLWFRARHREPLWHAALALTATVALAPLFHPWYWFWPLALLAATARRTWWFSAVTVYAAFLVLADGTGLPRYTKTVGAPLMTLFVIVVALRLVRSAKEARAAARQPVPAD